Within the Deltaproteobacteria bacterium genome, the region GTGAAGGCTCGTCGTCGCCGCAATCGCATTCTGAAGTTGGCCAAGGGTTTCCGCGGCCGCCGGAAGAATTGCTACAAGCGCGCCAACCAGGCCGTGGAGCGGGCGTTGGACTACGCCACCCGCGACCGCCGCGCTCGCAAGCGCAACTTCCGCGCGCTGTGGATCGTGCGCATCAACGCGGCCGCGCGGCAGGTGGGCCTCTCGTACAGCAAGCTCATCGCTGGGCTGACCAAGGCCAACGTGCAGGTGGACCGCAAGATCCTCGCGGACCTCGCGTGGGCCGACCCGGCCGGCTTTAAGGCGATCGCCGAGATCGCCCGGGCCGCCTAGCCAAACCATTTCGGATGAAGCACTCCGAGGGCGGGCCCC harbors:
- the rplT gene encoding 50S ribosomal protein L20 — protein: MRVKKGVKARRRRNRILKLAKGFRGRRKNCYKRANQAVERALDYATRDRRARKRNFRALWIVRINAAARQVGLSYSKLIAGLTKANVQVDRKILADLAWADPAGFKAIAEIARAA